TCGTCTCGTTATTTCGCCTGGGCTAGACCAGCATCTCCGTCGACGGTATTCTACGTGGTACGATACACATCTGGGTCTTACTGAGAGTGCTGATAGGTCCACACAAGAAACAGTGGCTACGGCTGGTCGCTCATCAGCGACGACCCGTCGACGCGCGTGGGAAGTACTGCAGGAGCTCCCAGAAGACTCTGGACGTCTCCGGTTGCTTGGGAATCTCCCAGTCGACGGCTCACGCGACTATCGGGACCTCAAACAAGACGACGAAATCGGCGTCACACCGGGGACTGTTGGCCGCTACGTCCTTGACCTCGAAGAGTTGGGTCTCGCCTCTATTGACCGCTCTGGACAGTACAACAGTGCCTCTCTCACGTCGCTTGGCCAGCTTGCTGTCGAGGAGTTTCTGACCGCTGATTACCGGACGGTCCACCCCTCCCAGTCGAGATTGCAGACGGCTCTTACGCCGACCCCTCAGTCCGATGCAGGTACAGTGTATAGAGCGCAAGCAAGCACGGAAGGAGGGGAGGGGACACCTCCGACAGCAACCGCCGAGGAGTGGATGGCCGCAACGGGCTCCCCCACCAACGGCGACAGCTACGTCCAGTGGCTCAACGGCCCCTCTGAGATCCTCGACGCATGGGGAATGCACCACCGATACGCCGCTGGCCGCCGAAATCGCGGAGTAAACCTCGTTGACGACCGGCTCGCGAAGTTTGACGACGGTCGCATCTCCTATCTCAGTTGTTTCGACGACGATCTGCTCGTTATGTCTCAGTGGGGCGGCCCCCTCCCAACGTTGGGACGTATTGCGGGAGCCTTACTGAGCGATAAAGCGCTGAGTAAGATACTGACTCCATCTGCTCTCGGTGATGAATTCGAAGCCATCGATGACGCAATCGTCGAGAAACTCGACGAGAAGGCAGGCGATATCATCCGTTGGGGCCACCAGATTGGCTGGTTTAGCGAAGACGAAGAACAGTACGACGACTGGAAAGATCGTATTGGGTCCGTCCGAAGTCTCTGTCTAAAGAAGGTCGGTGAACTCACCAACAGCGACGATATCGAAGCGCGGACTGAACTGTTCCGTGATCTGCATGGGTTGATCGCTTCGGCAACACAGCTCTATTACGCCATCGGCGTCGACGTGACGATCAACATCCGAATGCCGGATACTGGGATGTTGATCCGGGATGAGAAGCGCCTCGATGACTTCTTGAATTTCGCTCGCTACACCGTTCCTAAGCAGTCAGTCTACGGAATTCACTCGGGATACCGAATGCTGCTGGAAGACCGCGAAGAGAAGCTGAAAAAGCGGCTGCCATACGATGTCGACCGTTCAGATCCAGCAATGCATCTGACCGCCTCATGGGTGTTTTCGGGACCGACAATGACGGATCTCAAACCGGAGATCGAGCAGGCAATCGAACGGGAAGCAAGTGAGATCCGAGAGGCCATCGCCGATGGAACGGAGGCGGCACCGGTGATGGAGATCCCCGTCCAGATTTCGAACACCTATACAGCAACCCGTGAACTCGTCGAGGAGTTTGCGACAGCGAAAGGCTACGAGGTATCCCACAGAGGCGATATCCATGAGCGAAACGACGACTTGGAGCGGTTGGTTCGGCTGTTCCTTCGGGTGTTAGGAACTACTGATCGACCACACCGAGCGTGTCCATCGGATGTGGCCGAAGCAATGCTGCACATTGCTCGGTCGACTCAAACCTTCGATTTCATCGGTATTCGAGATATCGCTTACGGGCTGTCACAACTACCAGCAGACCGGTTACTGCCGGAGCTGCCGCCGACAGCGACGAAACTCCTGAAAACACTGCTTGATGCAGACGAGCCGATGGGACGGTCAGAGATTATTGAGGCTGCCGAGATTTCTGGAAGCAGTTACGACCGGTATATCAACGAGCTAGCGGCGTGGGATATCATCGAGCCGACCGAATCTGAGGGTCGACGGCGCTGGGAAGCCCACTTAGAGCCGTGGTGGAGTCCCCAAAGTCACCGGGAAGAACCGTTTGGAGAACCAGAGCCAGATACGGCGATCATCGACGCAGAGTTCGCCCGTGATATTGGGAGTCGAGTCCTCTGTCACTACATAACGCACTATGATCTTCCGGAGTTAGAAGAGGTATATATGAGTGGGTTAGCACCGATCAGTCCAGACGACGACATAGAGGCGTTGTTTGGACGACATCGTCGGTTATCGAGGTGGTGGGCATTCCTGTGGGGAGCGTATGCAGATCAAGGCGAGATTGAGAGTGCTGAGGCTGCAACAGCATCGGAAACTGCGGTTCGGATTGGGCAGTTGCCTGAATCTGTGGATCAACAGAGTTTGGATGAGTGTGAATCTATGTCGATCTCCCCGGTCTAACAGTAGAGATTAGTGGATACGGACGAATATCGGGATATGGGACGAAAGAAACTCGTCGTGGTTGTTACTGTGGCAGCGACTCTGGCTACGTTCTATAAGCGAAAATCTGGCGCTACAGCGTCTGAAAGTCCTGACTGACCCTCTGAGTACCAACCGTCGGTTTTGTCGTAATTATATCAAATCAACAGTTTTTATTTAGAATACTGACTAGCAACTGGTGGTTGATCCACTGGCTCTCAGGGATCAACCACCTCTGGGGTATCCCACCACCCCGTCGCCCTTTCACCACTTCCGGGCTTTCGAATACTGCAGAAATCTCACCATCTTCGGTCGACCGAGGAGTCGGCAGAGATTACGGATTTCAATTGGATAATTTATGATGGTAATATGAACACGTTACAGCAATACGTAAGGGGCGAGGAATTGAGGGATAGGTCGGGCAATGGAAATATCTGAGCAACTCAACTGTTTGTTTTCAGCAGCCGTCAAGGAGACAGCAGATACGTACGTGATCGAAGTTCCACACGAGGAGGTCACTGAGGGGTTTGTCGACAAAGAGGAGATCCATCAGGTTGCACTGTTGTCGACCGGAAGGTCATCTGTAGGGAGAGAATCATCCGGTAGCTCTCAGGAAGACGGAGAGATCCAGGACCCACCGGTAAGTGAAGGAGACAAGCGGATAGTCGAGATATCAGAGACGGGTGATCAGGGTGATGGACTCACACGTGTGGAACGTGGATTTGTGGTGATCGTTCCTGGTGCACAGGTGGGCGACCGTGTTCGAATATACATAGAGACGGTCCGTGATACCGTTGCATTCGGGGAAGTTGTAGAACGGCTTGATTACGAGAACTGAAGTTGTAGATCACGGATCAATTTTGAGAGAGTAGAGGTTTTGCCGGGCATCAGAGAGTGAGATTTCAGAGACGACGACACCGGCTTCTTCGAGTTTCGTCAACCCGTGTCGAACAGTTCGTGATGAGAGTCGTGTTTTGTCTGCGAGTTCAGACTGGGTGAGCGTTCCATTGTATTCGAGAACTTTGACAACCAATTTCGCGCTGGGAGGCTGATCGCTGACAACGTCCCACATTTCTGCGGTGGTCGTGATTTTAGGTTGGTCAGCTGTCGGCATTACGACGAGATAGCTGTCTGTACAGCATAATATCACTGATTTCATCGACTTGGTGAGTTTCGGTAAAAATAAAACCCCAAGTAGGGATCAGCCATAGAACTGGGTGAGATGGATAACGCGCCTGAACTACCGGAGAGTGAAGATGCCCTCTACGAGTTGGCAGCACGTTCGGATGCAGACCCATATCGAAGAGAAGCCGCAATCAAGAAACTGGGAGAGTTGGAAAGCGACGAAAGCAGCACGCAGTTGGAGCATCTCACGGAAGATGGCGTTTCAGCGATAGAGCGGCAGTTAGCAGAAAAACAGCTCTCGGCTCTTCACAGCGAGTCAGCTCATGACTCATCTTCAGCCGTCGACGCGGATGAAGAGTCTTTGAGTCTCGAAGAGAGACTGCAGCAAGACACCGAACGGCTCCGTGATACGCTTCGGTCGACCGAAGAGTCGGCTGAGGACAGAGATTCAACCTGAAGCCGCCCTACCACCGGCTTGTGGTCTGTCTACTCCTGTTCATTACTCTTCTCGTTCAGCAAAGAGTGATATCAGTCGACTTCGCTAGCGGAGCTGAAGCTGGTGAGGTCCTCGATGCGGGCTTCGAGCTCTTCGATTTCGTCTTGGAGCTCCTCCGTTTGTGGTTCGTCGACAGCGGCGAGTTGGTCTTTGAGGCCCTGAAGCCGCGATTCCTTGCGTTCTTCGTCGACATCGGCCTTGCGGACGTACTGGCTTTCGTCGATCTCGTAGAGGTCCGACTCCGAAAGGTCAGTCACTTCGAGTGCCTCATCGACTTTGGATCTGTCGACGGTGGTGACACGCTCTCGATCAATCCCTTGGTCTTCGAGTATTTCGAGGACCGTTTCGTCGTCTTTGAGCGTTCGATTACGTCGACTGGTGCGCTGAACAGAGCCATATTGGCCGTAGACGGGTTGGTCGTGGTGGAGTCGATCTAAGAGAAGCGAACGGATCTGTTGGCGGAGATCGTCGGCATTGCGCTGGACATCCGAGCAAAGCGTATAGAGATTGACCAACTCGGCGGTCTCCATGGTTTCGAGATCGGTCGGCTCGTAGCGTTCGAGGGCATCGATCAGGAGTAAGGAATCCGAATAGAGTGGGAGATCAGGTTCCTCACGGGTGAGTTCGGGGTTTTGGCCTTCGACAGTGAGGTCGGCGTCGACGAGCGAAGAGGGAGTAGGTGAATCGGTGGGTTTCAAGACGCCGTCGCGTGGGTCGATCTCGAAGAGTGGGTGAATCGAGAGGATGGTGGCGTAGGGTTCGGCGTCAGCCGGGAGTCGATTTAGATCGAAGGGTTGTGGAGAATCAGAGACTCGGTCGTAGAGGGTCTCGAACTGGTCGCGTTTGAGGGGGATGGTCGTCTCTTGGTCGCGGTAGGCGATGAGGAGGCGATGTTCTTGGGCGTCTTCGATGCGGAATGGCTTGTCAGAAAGCGGAGTTCGGAAGGTAGCGGTAGGTGGGACCTCGTCGATTTCGTCGAGGATTGTGTGCCAGATTCCAGAGAATGGCATTGGTGGGGGTCAGTACATGGTGAGACGGGAAAATGATAGGGTATAGTTCTGGATTCGAGTTCGAGTGCCACACAGCCAGGAATACAATTATGTTCTCCGAGTTAGAACGTTGAGATACGCTTCGTCTTGGAGGGCCGAAGCGTCAGCGGGGACCCGACCGCTTACTATGTGGTCGTGTCCACACTCTGTGTGGCATTCCCCCTTTTGTGCTGGTTAGTGGACGACTACTCCGTAGAGCGACGTGAACTATCCTGTAGATTTATGATAGTTGCTTGGTTTGTCTGTCGATAATGAAGCTTCCACCGTTTCGACCGTTGAGGCGTCTGTTTGGCAGCACCCACGGTGAGGTTCTGTTTGAATGTCGACGCTGCGGGTCGACGGTAGAACCTGGAACGAATGTGTGTCCGTCGTGTGAGCAGCGATCAGTAGCTCGATATGAAATGGAGTAGTCCGGATACTGGTGTTCTCCGGGCTCCGTCTGCAAGACTGCGAGCGCGGATGCAACACTTGCTAAGGTGAATCGTTAGAACACTATCAGCACTGTTTCTGGTCGTCACGCGAATGTCAGTGTTTCATTTGTTATATCGATATCGCTCGGGTCACCATTGAATATTCCATAGTTCCCTGAAATGCCTATCATTTCCTCATAGAGTATCGTATTCGATGGTTCGTGTATCATTCGGAGTTGGATTTGATCGTCGTCTGGAAAATTCCCTTCGTTACCAGCCAGTCGACATGCCACATTGACCTCACCACAGTCTAGATCATCTGGAATCGTATTGCTATCTTGGTTGTTGTGAACCACTACTAACTCAACGGTCTCACCGGCGGTTAACGACTTATTGAGGTTTCCAGTGACCCTCTGATCTCCGTGGTCAAGATGAACAATGATGTCATCGGCATCTACGGTTTCACCGCCTGTATGTGTAAGCTCAATCTGCCAGCGGAACTTCTTGTAGTCGGGTTGTGAAGCGGGTTCCTCCTCAAAATCCAATTCTAGGGCAGAATAAGTAGGCCTCTCGCTCACGTCG
This genomic stretch from Halorubrum lacusprofundi ATCC 49239 harbors:
- a CDS encoding TRAM domain-containing protein, encoding MEISEQLNCLFSAAVKETADTYVIEVPHEEVTEGFVDKEEIHQVALLSTGRSSVGRESSGSSQEDGEIQDPPVSEGDKRIVEISETGDQGDGLTRVERGFVVIVPGAQVGDRVRIYIETVRDTVAFGEVVERLDYEN
- a CDS encoding winged helix-turn-helix domain-containing protein, whose translation is MPTADQPKITTTAEMWDVVSDQPPSAKLVVKVLEYNGTLTQSELADKTRLSSRTVRHGLTKLEEAGVVVSEISLSDARQNLYSLKIDP
- a CDS encoding type IV pilin; the encoded protein is MKNNRGVTPVVGVILIVAITILLASVIGVYTVGITDDVSERPTYSALELDFEEEPASQPDYKKFRWQIELTHTGGETVDADDIIVHLDHGDQRVTGNLNKSLTAGETVELVVVHNNQDSNTIPDDLDCGEVNVACRLAGNEGNFPDDDQIQLRMIHEPSNTILYEEMIGISGNYGIFNGDPSDIDITNETLTFA